The following are encoded in a window of Thiohalobacter sp. IOR34 genomic DNA:
- a CDS encoding class II aldolase/adducin family protein — MDIRQELIDTYRWLRRYGLNDSHSGNASVRVGDDLWITPTGACADRLRVEDLIQGRIEGPPPAGGSLDTPLHQAVYRANPGARAVLHSHGPCSIALTLDGRDFTPVDFEGHAYFGTVPVIADIAYEDYVAEAPQRVAEILKDRRITIVRGHGVYACGDTLDLAYKWTCSLESSARLALLARQAGTLPAQGT; from the coding sequence ATGGACATCCGCCAGGAGCTGATCGACACCTACCGCTGGCTGCGCCGCTACGGCCTCAACGACTCGCACAGCGGCAACGCCTCGGTGCGGGTCGGGGACGACCTCTGGATCACGCCGACCGGTGCCTGCGCCGACCGGCTGCGGGTCGAAGACCTGATCCAGGGCCGTATCGAGGGTCCGCCGCCCGCCGGCGGCTCGCTGGACACGCCGCTGCACCAGGCAGTCTACCGCGCCAATCCCGGCGCCCGCGCGGTGCTGCACAGCCACGGTCCCTGCAGCATCGCCCTGACCCTGGACGGGCGGGATTTCACCCCGGTCGACTTCGAAGGCCACGCCTACTTCGGCACCGTGCCGGTGATCGCCGACATCGCCTACGAGGACTACGTCGCCGAGGCCCCGCAACGGGTCGCCGAGATCCTCAAGGACAGGCGCATCACCATCGTCCGCGGACACGGCGTCTATGCCTGCGGCGACACCCTCGATCTGGCCTACAAATGGACCTGCTCCCTGGAATCCTCCGCCCGTCTGGCCCTGCTGGCGCGACAGGCGGGCACCCTGCCGGCGCAGGGAACGTAA
- a CDS encoding hydroxymethylpyrimidine/phosphomethylpyrimidine kinase — protein sequence MNHAPSKVPVVLALSGNDPSGGAGIEADIEALASHGCHCAPVITSLTVQDTRDIQSLSPLDGLLVAEQARAVLEDMPVAAIKIGLLGSADIIENVSAILEDYPDIPVVLDPVLATGAGTGLVDDETLEAMDSLLLPHATVLTPNSIEARILSPEADNLDACAMSLLERGCEFVLITGTHENTEHVVNRLYGNHRLLESFTWERLPASYHGSGCTLAASTAGLLAQGLEPFTALHEAQEYTWEALKHGYQLGMGQALPNRLFWARADQD from the coding sequence ATGAATCACGCCCCCTCCAAGGTCCCCGTCGTCCTCGCCCTCTCCGGCAACGACCCCAGCGGCGGGGCCGGCATCGAGGCCGACATCGAGGCCCTGGCCAGCCACGGCTGCCACTGCGCGCCGGTCATCACCAGCCTCACGGTGCAGGATACCCGCGACATCCAGAGTCTCTCGCCGCTGGACGGGCTGCTGGTCGCCGAGCAGGCGCGGGCCGTCCTGGAGGACATGCCGGTGGCGGCGATCAAGATCGGTCTGCTCGGCAGCGCCGACATCATCGAGAACGTCAGCGCCATTCTCGAGGACTACCCCGACATTCCCGTGGTGCTGGATCCGGTGCTGGCCACCGGTGCCGGCACTGGCCTGGTTGACGACGAGACCCTGGAGGCGATGGACAGCCTGCTGCTGCCGCACGCCACGGTGCTCACCCCGAACAGCATCGAGGCCCGCATCCTCTCGCCGGAGGCCGACAACCTCGATGCCTGCGCCATGTCGCTGCTGGAGCGGGGTTGCGAGTTCGTGCTCATCACCGGCACCCACGAGAACACCGAACACGTGGTCAACCGGCTGTACGGCAATCACCGGCTGCTGGAGAGCTTCACCTGGGAACGCCTGCCGGCGAGCTACCACGGCTCCGGCTGCACCCTGGCGGCCAGCACCGCCGGCCTGCTGGCCCAGGGCCTGGAACCCTTCACCGCCCTGCACGAGGCCCAGGAATACACCTGGGAGGCACTGAAACACGGCTACCAGCTCGGCATGGGCCAGGCCCTGCCCAACCGGCTGTTCTGGGCCCGGGCGGACCAAGACTGA